Genomic window (Apis cerana isolate GH-2021 linkage group LG1, AcerK_1.0, whole genome shotgun sequence):
CGCGGATAACATTTTCTAAGAAAACTTTCAAAACACCGCGAGtttcttcataaattaaaCCAGATATACGTTTAACACCGCCACGACGAGCCAATCGACGAATTGCTGGTTTTGTGATACCTTGGATGTTATCACGAAGTACTTTTCTATGACGCTTTGCTCCTCCCTTTCCCAAtccttttcctccctttccACGACCAGTCAtcttaaaatttcacaaatacaGAATAAGAACAAACTACGAAGTTCTGAATTCGTTTGATGTACAAATTTAGTTTTCAGGCCTTTTATATGTTCGAAAGGCTATATCCCCACCGCTTCAACATTAGCCAATCAAAAGACACAACGTATTGAACcgaggatatatatatgagtGCTCCCATCTGCAGCATTCAAAAGCATAACAGATGAGaagtttattcattttttcaacgTAAAATGACGCGCATAAATcagtataataatagaaatataaagaataaatttcgttcgaaaaatgccattcgagaaatatattattatcaaaaaaaaacgaaattattaatacctaaaaaatcatttgaaagacttattcaagaaattattcaaaatatacaaggtaattttcttattatcttatctaaaagaaatactaccaattatgaatttatattatttttagtagatttgatttttatgtaGTAAAAagtaatagattatataacaatgttatcgtttaataatgttttcttTGAACAATGTAGCAAATCagtttatacaataattttattttaatataaaataatttaatataaaatttaatatttatataaaaaattattgcttataatataatcaaatagtgaatttatataaatttttttctttatagatAAACAGAAACACGAAAACAGAGTTTTCAATGTAAGAGCTACAGCTACATCAAGTGTAAAATAGCagcgataatataataacaagatattataatttagaacattaatgaaaatatctattcaaaaaattttcaaacattttgaatgaatattcaGTATTATATCAAGAACTTCAAGAAGAGaagattatataagaatattaaaaattacagttTTCTTAGCTCTACGTCTTAAACTAAagatataatagttttattattgggATATAACAGATATTTTGGCATTTTTTGTAGAATCatcgaaaaaaacaaatatcgaaagaatatattcataataacatttgtgattttaaatatatattgaaagattaaaaaatttatatttttaatatatatgtattcgaaagatattgaaattaaattaattatattgcagttgaaaaaatctaaaatatttatagatcgaAGTTTAAATCTTACGAGAATTACTGGTTAaataaacatacatataattaatatataattcataaatcacATTCACATATTCACAAATTCAtgttttaattgaattcatatttattttatatttatattatttattcgatgagtttgcgtaaaatttttttatttttaaaagttttcaagttatattttatatattttttatatatattttataaatatataccaaatatttaatgtaatagaaatacatagatatttatatattaaaatttaagagattgaaataaaaatttattatacatataaacatacttatttatttatacatactttttttaaacatataaaatatgaaaatagagATCTCTAATATccaattttctaatgaaaattttggatattattaaaattagtttttcttgttctttaataaagttatatatgttttaaatgcaaaaatcataaatgaaattataaaaaaagaaatagataaattaatatttgaaattttgatcaaaatttgatatttataagaaaaaaatacttagaatcaatatattacataatatgaaataataattttttattttttaattctttaaaaattattaatctttaatgaaataccataccataaatatttttgatattttatctaatgaatctattatttttatcgatagtatatataatgtataatttaattgtatatatttttttatataagaagtaagttaattatttgtaatattatatatttatttgtaaaaaaaaaagtaacattattaaatttcatttatatttttaaaattcaatattaaatatatactataatacttactatttatttaaaataatttattttttaatcttatttataataaaaaagacaagagaataatttgttttcaaaaataattgtatttcttgTAGCAtggtacaatatatatatatatatatatataaaattcagaacacatattatatacatttttaggATATCCGTTGGCAAAATACGTTGCCATGCTGGTAGAACTGTCCCTTTTCCAGTTAACCATATGGCGGCATATAGTTAGTCAGGTCAACGAAGGGTTTCCCCTTCTTCTAACTTGCCAGGTGTGTCAGTTGAATGTTTTCTGAGAACAAAAGATTCACGAACAAAGCATTCGTTTTAgaaccttcttttttttattcgaactaACTAGCTTTGTTTctaacgaatattaaaattacgattcaatattaaataaaatatagaaatttttttgtattaaaagaatctcaaagaaatttatataatataagtgcaatacatatttcttttgtaaaacatacaaaatatttttttagatattttagatCTTTTGTGTGTTGTCTACcgaacttttatatatatacttttgacatatataattatacatatgtataatggTACATGCATATGTGAGATGAGTATTTTGTAATAGATATTTTGCAAAACGCAGCTCGTTTTTAATCATcggattataaaaatataaaaataaaaaaataaaggtttcgaattatttttatatagaaataaaaatattaaaaaatttattaagttaataaaacaagtaaaagaaatagaaaaattctattcaattataatatagtaattcttattcaatttaataagaaatggaTAATAAGAGAGAAGGATTTATtggataattaaagaaatcagaaaatcgaagaattttattttttaaatcgttagatatatataatataatcgttataaatatatttttagaatataatataagcattatcttatatatttaaaaaaaaatttcatgagtattgaattgaatcaaaaaaaaatatataatagagatatgacaatagaatttaattattttaaaaacttttattttttttttcgaaaaataaaataatgatcattttttattttatgacaataatttcaagacaatttaaaaattgaaacattattgtataattattaaatttaattttataatttaatttaattataatacaattataataagcataatataaataattataatgaaatatataatattattatcagcTGATTCTCAGTAatggtataaatatattttattacaaaatttataattcatacaaAATGAAGTAAATCCAATAGTGAAtatgttcatttttataacttacgatttgaagagaattttatttttcattcaatcaaAAGactactattattttaaatatttaatataactataaaatttttatgtttttagcAAAAGAAttctgaacaaaaaaaaaaagatgcttATTTATTTGACAGATGTCTTGATTATGTTCAGCCAAAATACGTATTTCCGTTATAATCCAATACatagaatattcataatataaataatcgataacatAGTATATTTTAgtctttttatttcagttaGTTTAGtaagattgaatttttctctatGCGTTGATTCATTTTATCGGACGTTTCGCTAATGTATctattatttgcaaattgaataaatcgaattctCCCTAAACATATAAGatacatatacaataacatataaaatttaaaaaatttaatttaaagaatacatttatgcatttaataattatttatatagatatttatttattccgtaATGTGAATTTTACTTCTgaatggaatattaaatagtaCAACAATGCGATATCACAGTTGTTATGTACTCAAGATATAACAACTTGATTAATATCACTATttcaaaatcttaataaaaattatacattatactgtcacgaatattaaaaaccacaagaaattgataaaatctaatctatcaaattttctattaaaactgATTTTATGATTCCAATTAATATGGtttcaatcaaattatgagatttttcattatctatcaattatatattacgatcataaataaaaattaacttgatACTgtgtattgattttttttatatttaatgcatattttgcattaaatatattaaaaatgaagataaatgttttttctaagtgataaatatatttatgatatttataattgtttagcAATTTccatcaattaatttcaaaacgaTACTTCATGCCGAAACAGAAAACACTGCAATTGAGAgctaaaataactaaaataaaaaacaagaaatcatGATGaattgtgtaaaatatatacataaatttattcagtttttatatatatctattctttCCTTATCTCTATCTAATCAGactatatttaaagaaaatgtcaatgatattttcattgaaaaaatattaaattttaaaaatttaaacttttttaaataattacaaaaacattGAAACGAGATACAAATTGATCGGGATTTTTAGGAACATTTAGGAACaaataaatacgatatttattatattattgtattatactcaaagtttattatttgttttgacaaaaacaaaatcatctatgcaaaataatagagaagaaaatttttctgcatcataaaaaaaaattttaatattatttaagatttaatattttataagtataagaaagttttaaaattactcttatagttctatatatagtatatatatatatatagataagtgTATGTCGTTTATTGTTTAGACATTCGACCTATTACAAAcgtcaaaaatattgatataagtcAACGTCAGATTTTCGTCCAATAAGAATTGAACGTCAATATTTTCGGTCATGTACTTTCATATGATTGAAGCGATGCTGTTATTTCATTTGCTATAAAAGGAAATTTGGATTGAAAGAACTCTGTGAGACGAGTATAGATATTTTGTGTGTTCATATTTTGTCATATACGTATTAAGCAAATATGCCTCCTAAAGCTGTTGGAAAAGCAATTAAAAAGGCCATTAAAATCCCCAAAAATGTTACTATAAATAAAgcagaaggaaaaagaaagaaaaaaagaaaggaaagttaTGGagtttatatctataaagtaTTAAAGCAAGTTCATCCGGATACAGGTATTTCGAGCAAAGCAATGAGCATTATGAATAGTTTCGTGAATGATATATTCGAGAGAATCGCTGCTGAGGCATCTCGTTTATCACATTATAATAAACGATCTACTATTACATCAAGAGAGGTGCAAACTGCTGTGAGACTTTTATTGCCCGGAGAACTTGCTAAACATGCAGTTAGTGAAGGTACAAAGGCAGTTACTAAATatacaagtataaataaatgagaataTTGTCTATTTTCCAGGCTTTAAAAAAACCGGCCCTTTTCAGGGccactaatttttttttcattggaaCTCTTACTCATGTTCACTTATTTCATTGTTAACATATCATTTCatgttaaattgaaattaaaatagatatatagtaataatatttatctatttaatatttttattaaaaaaatataatcagatCGTAAgactgataatatttttattcgtaaatttattttaattaccgttattaaaaaggaaattcatatacataaatttttatttcaatatttaaatgtgtATGAATGTGTACAGAATGAtcgaagttttaaattttattttcatgtttttttatttcgattttataatttttactttataacattatagTTTGCACTActatcaattaatatcattgttAATAACAtcctaaatttaaattttaataaatattatgaatatcataaaataataataatctgtatttcatttatttaaaattttattaaaaatagataaatatactttGCTATTATTAgtcattttaatacaataccTAATTATGTATTCAATATgttcaattctattatttaattcgaatttacttaaaaaatttcactaaaacagaataatatatgtactatatgtactatatttagcttattcatattaattgtattttaaaatttttattttagtaataataatataatttatataattccacTGTATAAATGAAGAGTTATcatacgtttaaaaaatatgatggcCCTAAAAAGGGCcggttgtaatttttaaaaaaaaattgatgtacaattttaataacttatccGCCGAAACCATATAATGTTCTGCCTTGGCGTTTTAATGCATAAACTACATCCATTGCTGTTACAGTTTTCCTTTTAGCAT
Coding sequences:
- the LOC108003590 gene encoding histone H2B-like, coding for MPPKAVGKAIKKAIKIPKNVTINKAEGKRKKKRKESYGVYIYKVLKQVHPDTGISSKAMSIMNSFVNDIFERIAAEASRLSHYNKRSTITSREVQTAVRLLLPGELAKHAVSEGTKAVTKYTSINK
- the LOC114578213 gene encoding histone H4, which translates into the protein MTGRGKGGKGLGKGGAKRHRKVLRDNIQGITKPAIRRLARRGGVKRISGLIYEETRGVLKVFLENVIRDAVTYTEHAKRKTVTAMDVVYALKRQGRTLYGFGG